In Calditrichota bacterium, the genomic window GGTTTGATAAGCGGGGAGTCGGACAGAGTGGGGGGGACTTCAAGCAGGCGGACGTGACGGACTTCCTTCGCGATGCCCGCGCCGCGCTGCGGTTCCTGAAGAATCGGCCGGAGATCGATTCCTCCCGGGTGGCCGTTCTGGGACACAGCGAGGGAGCCATTTTGGGATTGATGTTGGCGTCTTCGGGTACGCCGATGGGGGCTCTCGTGATGATGGCCGGGACCGCCCGCAATCTGGGGGAGGTTGTGCTGGATCAAATCGCCTACCTGCTGAAACTTCAGGGAAAGAGCGAAGCCGAAATCCGGCAAAAACTCCGGGAAGAAAAGGAGTTCTTTCGCAAAATAAAAGAGGGTAAACTAACCGGATTCACGAAACAGGGAAACGCCGGTTGGTGGCGGGAACATCTGCAATTTAATCCGCTGAAGGCTGTTTGTAAGATTCGTACCCCATTGCTGATTTTGAATGGCGAAAAGGATTACCAGGTGTCGGCCGAAAAGGACGCGCGTCCGTTGTACCGGAAGGCAAAATCCTGTGGCGTGGATGTGACGCTGAAAATTTACCCGGGCCTCGATCATCTGTTCGAACCGGTACAGGGGAAATCGACCCCTCAAGAATATCTGACTCCGGGCCGAAAAATTCCGCCCCGGGTAAAAGCCGACTTAGTGAATTGGCTAAAAGAAAAACTTCAATAATCAAAAGGCCCCGGCACTTTTAAGGTGCCGGGGACTTGCAAAGACTAAAAAATAGGAAAGGGTGCCCAAAATGGGAGAAAAAAAAGATCTCAAAGAAAAAGAGTCCGGCCACTATTTTTTAATCTTTTACTGGAATCCAAAGGACAAGCGCCTGTTTGTTCCCAAGCGGTACGGCATCGGCTGGACCGTCAATTTTGCCAACCCCTTTTCGATTCTGATGTTTGTGGCTATTTTAATTATTACGGCATTTCTGGCGAATCTGTTCTAATACCCAATTTTCCTGATGCCGTGTTGATCCTGTCAAATGTGTTTGAAATCAAAAATAACCAAGGAGGCAGTCATGCTGATTACAACCACGGAAAACATCCCCGGAAAGGATGTGTACCAGGTTCTGGGAATGGTGCGCGGAAACACCGTGCGTTCCAAAAACGTGTTTCGGGATATCGGTGCGGGACTCAAAACTCTGGTGGGCGGCGAAATTAGGGATTACACCCAAATGTTAATCGAGGCTCGGGAAGAGGCCCTCTTTCGGATGAGCAAAAAGGCGGAGGAGATGGGTGCCAACGCCGTGGTGATGGTTCGCTTTGCCACGTCCAGTATTATGGGCGGGGCCGCCGAAATTCTGGCCTACGGAACAGCCGTAAAAATAAAATAGGCAGTTTGAATTATTCGCACGTGGCATATACACTTAAAAACAGGTCT contains:
- a CDS encoding YbjQ family protein, yielding MLITTTENIPGKDVYQVLGMVRGNTVRSKNVFRDIGAGLKTLVGGEIRDYTQMLIEAREEALFRMSKKAEEMGANAVVMVRFATSSIMGGAAEILAYGTAVKIK